In one window of Camelina sativa cultivar DH55 chromosome 15, Cs, whole genome shotgun sequence DNA:
- the LOC104744943 gene encoding integrator complex subunit 9-like isoform X2 codes for MELTCLSKGDGFHYPPCHMLNLCGFRILIDCPLDLSAIKIFSPVPYDVGFEASEYPSSDVSLDAQDPVQKKQKLERQLTPADLVCAEPWYKTVKALHLWEASLIDVVLISNPMGLLGLPFLTQNPGFCAKIYMTEATAKIGQFMMEDLVSMHKEFRCFYGPGDSSYPGWIKDLDSEEVPALLKKVVFGESGDDLGSWMRLYSLDDIESCMKKVQVVKFAEEVCYNGTLIIKALSSGLDIGACNWLINGPNGSLSYLSNSILVSLHARNFDINGLKGTDVMVYSDFSCLQSAEVTENGCISPNTDNNYLSTISDNKDEDLAASLLNTEDSLEEMEKLAFVCSCAAESADAGGSTLITITRVGIVLQLLELMSDYIESSSLKVPIFVISSVAEELLAYTKTIPEWLCDQRQEELILGEPSFDHLKFNKDKKIHLFPAIHSPNLITSWQEPCIVFAPHCSLRLGPSVQLLQRWRGDPKSLLVLEDGISSGLALLPFRPVAMKVLQCSFLSGIRLQKLPTLLSVLQPKIVLVPDAVSQRIDLSGMKINSILSFSENETLHVPRIADNTSVEITTDLASKLSWRKLRQRENFGIARLKGGLLMEDGKHRLVTGLEQEESSGKARPLRYWGTVAQEPLLGALLKMGIKGSIEHSTSENGLENSIIHIANPSSGLIETSEMCTAIVAEDKNVASQILQGIDEVLDGI; via the exons ATGGAATTG ACATGTCTGAGTAAAGGAGATGGCTTTCACTATCCTCCTTGTCATATGCTTAATTTATGTGGTTTCAGAATCTTGATTGACTGCCCTTTGGATCTTTCGGCGATCAAAATCTTCTCACCTGTTCCATATGATGTTGGTTTTGAAGCTTCTGAATATCCATCATCTGATGTGTCTCTGGATGCTCAGGATCCAGTTCAGAAGAAGCAGAAACTGGAGAGACAGCTAACTCCTGCTGATTTGGTGTGCGCAGAACCGTGGTACAAAACTGTGAAGGCCTTGCATTTGTGGGAGGCTTCTTTGATTGATGTAGTTCTCATCTCCAACCCTATGGGGTTGCTCGGATTGCCATTCCTAACCCAAAACCCTGGATTTTGTGCTAAG ATATATATGACTGAAGCAACAGCCAAGATTGGACAGTTCATGATGGAAGATCTTGTCTCGATGCATAAGGAATTCAGATGTTTTTATGGACCCGGGGACTCCAGTTATCCTGGATGGATAAAGGATTTAGATAGTGAAGAGGTACCAGCCTTGCTTAAAAAAGTTGTCTTTGGTGAGAGTGGTGATGATCTGGGGAGTTGGATGCGTCTGTACAG TTTAGATGATATAGAGAGTTGCATGAAGAAGGTTCAAGTTGTAAAGTTTGCAGAAGAAGTTTGTTATAATGGGACCTTGATCATAAAGGCTCTAAGTTCAGGTCTAGATATTGGGGCTTGCAATTGGTTGATCAACGGACCTAATGGAAGTCTAAGTTATCTGTCAAACTCCATCTTAGTTTCACTTCATGCGAGAAATTTTGATATCAATGGTCTCAAAGGAACCGATGTGATGGTTTACTCAGATTTCTCATGCCTCCAGTCTGCAGAAGTGACTGAGAATGGTTGTATTTCTCCCAACACggataataattatttatcaacaatCAG TGACAATAAGGATGAGGACTTGGCTGCTTCATTACTAAACACAGAAGACAGCTTAGAAGAGATGGAGAAACTAGCTTTTGTTTGTTCATGTGCTGCAGAATCTGCTGATGCTGGTGGCTCAACCTTGATAACAATTACTCGAGTTGGGATAGTTTTGCAGCTCCTAGAGCTAATGTCAGATTATATTGAATCTTCGTCTCTGAAG GTTCCAATCTTTGTAATATCTTCTGTGGCAGAAGAGCTATTGGCATACACAAAAACCATACCCGAGTGGCTGTGCGACCAACGACAGGAGGAG TTAATTTTAGGAGAACCATCGTTTGACCATCTTAAATTCAATAAAGACAAGAAGATTCATTTGTTTCCTGCCATTCATTCACCCAACTTAAT AACGAGTTGGCAAGAGCCATGCATTGTATTTGCTCCTCACTGTAGTTTGCGGCTTGGCCCTTCAGTCCAACTTCTTCAGCGTTGGCGTGGAGATCCAAAATCATTgcttgttcttgag GATGGAATTAGTTCAGGTTTAGCACTTCTCCCTTTTAGACCAGTAGCGATGAAAGTTCTCCAATGTTCATTTCTTTCTGGAATAAG GTTGCAAAAGCTCCCAACACTTCTTTCCGTTTTGCAGCCAAAGATTGTTTTG GTCCCTGATGCTGTCAGTCAGAGGATCGATCTTAGTGGGATGAAGATAAACTCAATCTTGAGTTTCTCTGAGAACGAGACGCTGCATGTGCCAAGAATTGCAGACAATACAAGCGTAGAGATTACGACAGACTTGGCCTCCAAATTGAGCTGGAGAAAACTGAGACAGCGTGAAAACTTTGGTATTGCAAGATTAAAAGGTGGGCTTCTGATGGAAGATGGGAAACACAGATTAGTTACAGGGTTGGAGCAAGAAGAAAGTTCAGGGAAGGCTCGGCCATTAAGGTATTGGGGCACAGTGGCTCAGGAACCACTTTTGGGCGCGTTACTGAAAATGGGAATAAAAGGATCCATAGAACACAGCACATCTGAGAATGGATTAGAAAACAGTATAATTCATATAGCAAATCCTAGCAGTGGCCTGATAGAGACCTCCGAGATGTGTACTGCTATTGTAGCAGAAGATAAGAATGTAGCCTCTCAGATCCTCCAGGGGATTGATGAAGTTCTTGATGGAATTTAG
- the LOC104744940 gene encoding ubiquitin-like-conjugating enzyme ATG10 isoform X1, which yields MNSGREVSDGRLTVEGFSVAARAFADKWKIHNQSFPPWSWVPLINRTLHLSNQQEEGYLSLEEILILSSLEESPEDESLNVATDCLEKEESVDHTILVQNQENEAHYYDFHIVYSSSYKVPVLYFRGYCSGGQPLSLDVIKKDLPSCSVSLLHESKWTFITQEEHPYLNRPWFKLHPCGTEDWIKLLSQSSISTGCQMPVDLYLVSWFSVVGQVVGLRIPLEMLN from the exons ATGAATTCAGGTAGAGAGGTCAGCGATGGTAGACTCACCGTGGAAGGTTTCTCAGTAGCCGCTCGAGCTTTTGCCGATAAATGGAAAATTCATAACCAATCGTTCCCTCCATGGTCATGGGTTCCTCTGATCAATCGAACTCTACACCTTTCAAATCAG CAGGAGGAAGGTTACTTGTCGCTAGAGGAAATCCTCATTCTCAGCTCACTTGAG GAAAGTCCAGAGGATGAATCTTTAAATGTAGCTACTGACTGCttggaaaaagaagaatcagTTGATCACACAATCTTG GTTCAGAACCAAGAAAATGAAGCACATTACTATGATTTTCATATAGTTTACAGTTCATCATACAAGGTTCCTGTGTTATATTTTCGAGGATACTGCAGCG GTGGACAACCTCTATCTTTGGATGTCATTAAAAAAGATCTGCCCTCATGCTCTGTTAGTCTTTTGCATGAATCTAAGTGGACTTTTATAACACAGGAG GAGCATCCATATTTGAACAGGCCATGGTTCAAGCTACATCCCTGTGGGACTGAGGATTGGATCAAGCTGCTTTCCCAAAGTAGCATCTCTACTGGATGTCAGATGCCAGTTGACTTGTACTTGGTTTCATGGTTCTCTGTTGTCGGGCAGGTGGTTGGTCTTAGGATCCCTCTTGAGATGCTGAATTAA
- the LOC104744935 gene encoding uncharacterized protein LOC104744935: MIRIVQIAFLLLCLVLAVAGISISTAISEKETIYDILQANGLPQGIFPKGVREHNYDAATGRFSVSLDHSCDAKYESELHYDANINGTIGSSQISDLLGISAQELFLWFPVKGIRVDVPSSGLIYFDVGVVRKQYSLSLFETPRDCVAVNKVQSLMLPLYQVDQNLGRNVI; encoded by the exons ATGATTCGTATTGTTCAAATcgcgtttcttcttctttgtctcgtTCTCGCCGTCGCCGGGATCTCGATCTCTACGGCGATCTCAGAGAAAGAGACTATATACGATATCCTCCAGGCGAATGGTTTGCCGCAGGGGATATTCCCGAAAGGAGTCAGGGAACACAACTACGACGCCGCAACGGGACGCTTCTCGGTTTCTTTGGATCATTCGTGCGACGCTAAATACGAGTCTGAGCTGCATTACGACGCCAATATCAACGGGACGATTGGTTCGTCTCAAATCTCGGATTTATTGGGAATCTCGGCGCAGGAGCTTTTCTTGTGGTTTCCTGTTAAAGGAATCCGAGTCGACGTCCCGAGCTCTGGTCTTATTTACTTTGACGTTGGTGTCGTTCGCAAGCAGTACTCTTTGTCTTTGTTTGAGACACCTAGAGATTGTGTTGCTGTTAACAAG GTTCAGTCACTTATGTTGCCATTGTATCAAGTAGATCAAAATCTTGGGAGAAACGTTATTTAG
- the LOC104744940 gene encoding ubiquitin-like-conjugating enzyme ATG10 isoform X2, which translates to MNSGREVSDGRLTVEGFSVAARAFADKWKIHNQSFPPWSWVPLINRTLHLSNQEEGYLSLEEILILSSLEESPEDESLNVATDCLEKEESVDHTILVQNQENEAHYYDFHIVYSSSYKVPVLYFRGYCSGGQPLSLDVIKKDLPSCSVSLLHESKWTFITQEEHPYLNRPWFKLHPCGTEDWIKLLSQSSISTGCQMPVDLYLVSWFSVVGQVVGLRIPLEMLN; encoded by the exons ATGAATTCAGGTAGAGAGGTCAGCGATGGTAGACTCACCGTGGAAGGTTTCTCAGTAGCCGCTCGAGCTTTTGCCGATAAATGGAAAATTCATAACCAATCGTTCCCTCCATGGTCATGGGTTCCTCTGATCAATCGAACTCTACACCTTTCAAATCAG GAGGAAGGTTACTTGTCGCTAGAGGAAATCCTCATTCTCAGCTCACTTGAG GAAAGTCCAGAGGATGAATCTTTAAATGTAGCTACTGACTGCttggaaaaagaagaatcagTTGATCACACAATCTTG GTTCAGAACCAAGAAAATGAAGCACATTACTATGATTTTCATATAGTTTACAGTTCATCATACAAGGTTCCTGTGTTATATTTTCGAGGATACTGCAGCG GTGGACAACCTCTATCTTTGGATGTCATTAAAAAAGATCTGCCCTCATGCTCTGTTAGTCTTTTGCATGAATCTAAGTGGACTTTTATAACACAGGAG GAGCATCCATATTTGAACAGGCCATGGTTCAAGCTACATCCCTGTGGGACTGAGGATTGGATCAAGCTGCTTTCCCAAAGTAGCATCTCTACTGGATGTCAGATGCCAGTTGACTTGTACTTGGTTTCATGGTTCTCTGTTGTCGGGCAGGTGGTTGGTCTTAGGATCCCTCTTGAGATGCTGAATTAA
- the LOC104744940 gene encoding ubiquitin-like-conjugating enzyme ATG10 isoform X3 — protein sequence MNSGREVSDGRLTVEGFSVAARAFADKWKIHNQSFPPWSWVPLINRTLHLSNQQEEGYLSLEEILILSSLEESPEDESLNVATDCLEKEESVDHTILVQNQENEAHYYDFHIVYSSSYKVPVLYFRGYCSGGQPLSLDVIKKDLPSCSVSLLHESKWTFITQEHPYLNRPWFKLHPCGTEDWIKLLSQSSISTGCQMPVDLYLVSWFSVVGQVVGLRIPLEMLN from the exons ATGAATTCAGGTAGAGAGGTCAGCGATGGTAGACTCACCGTGGAAGGTTTCTCAGTAGCCGCTCGAGCTTTTGCCGATAAATGGAAAATTCATAACCAATCGTTCCCTCCATGGTCATGGGTTCCTCTGATCAATCGAACTCTACACCTTTCAAATCAG CAGGAGGAAGGTTACTTGTCGCTAGAGGAAATCCTCATTCTCAGCTCACTTGAG GAAAGTCCAGAGGATGAATCTTTAAATGTAGCTACTGACTGCttggaaaaagaagaatcagTTGATCACACAATCTTG GTTCAGAACCAAGAAAATGAAGCACATTACTATGATTTTCATATAGTTTACAGTTCATCATACAAGGTTCCTGTGTTATATTTTCGAGGATACTGCAGCG GTGGACAACCTCTATCTTTGGATGTCATTAAAAAAGATCTGCCCTCATGCTCTGTTAGTCTTTTGCATGAATCTAAGTGGACTTTTATAACACAGGAG CATCCATATTTGAACAGGCCATGGTTCAAGCTACATCCCTGTGGGACTGAGGATTGGATCAAGCTGCTTTCCCAAAGTAGCATCTCTACTGGATGTCAGATGCCAGTTGACTTGTACTTGGTTTCATGGTTCTCTGTTGTCGGGCAGGTGGTTGGTCTTAGGATCCCTCTTGAGATGCTGAATTAA
- the LOC104744934 gene encoding uncharacterized protein LOC104744934 translates to MLRIIQIALFCLVIAAGISISAVIAENESIDEILLANGLPLGIFPKGVKGFSVNGETGRFSVYLNQSCQAKYETELHYNASISGTIGYAQISDLSGIKAQELFLWFPVKGIRVDVPSSGLIFFDVGVVRKQYSLALFETPRDCVAVRNDDKVQSSMLPLYHIDESLGRDIV, encoded by the exons ATGCTTCGTATCATCCAAATCGCTCTGTTTTGTCTCGTTATCGCCGCCGGGATCTCGATCTCCGCCGTGATCGCAGAGAACGAGTCTATAGACGAGATCCTTCTAGCGAACGGATTGCCTCTAGGGATATTTCCGAAAGGAGTAAAAGGGTTTAGCGTTAATGGCGAAACGGGACGCTTCTCTGTTTATTTGAATCAGTCATGTCAGGCTAAGTACGAGACCGAGCTGCATTACAACGCGAGTATCTCCGGTACGATAGGTTACGCTCAAATATCGGATTTATCCGGAATCAAGGCGCAGGAGCTGTTCTTGTGGTTTCCGGTTAAAGGAATCCGTGTTGACGTGCCTAGCTCTGGTCTCATATTCTTTGATGTTGGTGTTGTTCGCAAGCAATACTCTTTGGCTTTGTTTGAGACACCTAGAGATTGTGTTGCTGTTCGTAATGATGACAAG GTTCAGTCGTCTATGTTGCCATTGTATCATATAGATGAGTCTCTTGGGAGAGACATTGTTTAG
- the LOC104744939 gene encoding protein FAR1-RELATED SEQUENCE 7-like, with translation MEENSLPEEDVEMIENSDGKDIVSNEASPMVEPFIGMEFESEESAKSFYDNYATVMGFVMRVDAFRRSMRDGTVVWRRLVCNKEGFRRSRPRRSENRKPRAITREGCKALIVVKREKSGEWLVTKFVKEHNHPLLPLSPNVRRNPHLSQTPDEKDAKIRELSAELSRERKRCAALQQQLDMVLKEMEEHSNHLSTNINNVIQRVREIESNTFTKL, from the exons A TGGAAGAGAACTCTTTACCCGAAGAGGATGTAGAGATGATTGAGAATTCAGATGGAAAGGATATAGTCAGTAATGAAGCTTCTCCAATGGTGGAGCCTTTCATTGGTATGGAGTTCGAATCAGAAGAATCTGCAAAGTCTTTTTATGACAATTATGCCACAGTCATGGGTTTCGTTATGCGAGTGGATGCTTTCAGGCGGTCAATGAGAGATGGGACCGTGGTGTGGCGCAGACTCGTGTGTAATAAAGAAGGATTCCGTAGATCGAGACCTCGTAGAAGCGAGAACAGGAAACCTCGAGCTATAACAAGAGAAGGGTGTAAGGCTTTGATTGTTGTGAAAAGAGAGAAATCTGGAGAATGGCTTGTCACTAAATTTGTGAAAGAACATAACCATCCTCTCTTGCCTCTCTCACCTAATGTTCGCCGGAATCCCCACCTCTCTCAAACACCG GACGAGAAAGATGCAAAGATTAGGGAGCTGAGTGCAGAGCTAAGCCGAGAGAGAAAACGTTGTGCTGCGTTGCAACAGCAGCTTGATATGGTCTTAAAGGAGATGGAAGAACATTCCAACCATCTCTCCACTAACATCAACAATGTTATCCAACGTGTAAGAGAAATCGAGTCCAATACTTTCACCAAACTGTAA
- the LOC104744937 gene encoding calmodulin-like protein 3, protein MDQAELCRIFQMFDRNGDGKITKQELNDSLENLGIYIPDKDLVQMIEKIDLNGDGYVDIEEFGGLYQTIMEERDEEEDMIEAFNVFDQNRDGFITVEELKSVLASLGLKQGRTLEDCKRMISKVDVDGDGMVNFKEFKQMMKGGGFAALGSDL, encoded by the coding sequence ATGGATCAAGCAGAGCTTTGCCGGATATTCCAAATGTTCGACAGGAACGGTGACGGCAAAATCACGAAGCAAGAGCTGAATGATTCATTGGAGAATCTAGGAATCTACATCCCTGACAAAGACTTGGTGCAGATGATCGAGAAGATTGATCTCAACGGTGACGGGTACGTGGATATCGAAGAGTTTGGAGGGTTGTACCAGACGATAATGGAGGAGAGAGACGAGGAGGAAGACATGATAGAAGCTTTCAATGTGTTCGATCAGAACAGGGACGGGTTCATCACGGTGGAAGAGCTAAAATCTGTGTTAGCTTCCTTGGGGCTCAAGCAAGGAAGAACCCTAGAGGATTGCAAGAGGATGATAAGCAAAGTTGACGTTGATGGAGATGGGATGGTGAACTTCAAAGAGTTTAAACAGATGATGAAAGGTGGTGGATTTGCCGCCTTAGGATCAGacttgtaa
- the LOC104744943 gene encoding integrator complex subunit 9-like isoform X1 yields MELTCLSKGDGFHYPPCHMLNLCGFRILIDCPLDLSAIKIFSPVPYDVGFEASEYPSSDVSLDAQDPVQKKQKLERQLTPADLVCAEPWYKTVKALHLWEASLIDVVLISNPMGLLGLPFLTQNPGFCAKIYMTEATAKIGQFMMEDLVSMHKEFRCFYGPGDSSYPGWIKDLDSEEVPALLKKVVFGESGDDLGSWMRLYSLDDIESCMKKVQVVKFAEEVCYNGTLIIKALSSGLDIGACNWLINGPNGSLSYLSNSILVSLHARNFDINGLKGTDVMVYSDFSCLQSAEVTENGCISPNTDNNYLSTISSDNKDEDLAASLLNTEDSLEEMEKLAFVCSCAAESADAGGSTLITITRVGIVLQLLELMSDYIESSSLKVPIFVISSVAEELLAYTKTIPEWLCDQRQEELILGEPSFDHLKFNKDKKIHLFPAIHSPNLITSWQEPCIVFAPHCSLRLGPSVQLLQRWRGDPKSLLVLEDGISSGLALLPFRPVAMKVLQCSFLSGIRLQKLPTLLSVLQPKIVLVPDAVSQRIDLSGMKINSILSFSENETLHVPRIADNTSVEITTDLASKLSWRKLRQRENFGIARLKGGLLMEDGKHRLVTGLEQEESSGKARPLRYWGTVAQEPLLGALLKMGIKGSIEHSTSENGLENSIIHIANPSSGLIETSEMCTAIVAEDKNVASQILQGIDEVLDGI; encoded by the exons ATGGAATTG ACATGTCTGAGTAAAGGAGATGGCTTTCACTATCCTCCTTGTCATATGCTTAATTTATGTGGTTTCAGAATCTTGATTGACTGCCCTTTGGATCTTTCGGCGATCAAAATCTTCTCACCTGTTCCATATGATGTTGGTTTTGAAGCTTCTGAATATCCATCATCTGATGTGTCTCTGGATGCTCAGGATCCAGTTCAGAAGAAGCAGAAACTGGAGAGACAGCTAACTCCTGCTGATTTGGTGTGCGCAGAACCGTGGTACAAAACTGTGAAGGCCTTGCATTTGTGGGAGGCTTCTTTGATTGATGTAGTTCTCATCTCCAACCCTATGGGGTTGCTCGGATTGCCATTCCTAACCCAAAACCCTGGATTTTGTGCTAAG ATATATATGACTGAAGCAACAGCCAAGATTGGACAGTTCATGATGGAAGATCTTGTCTCGATGCATAAGGAATTCAGATGTTTTTATGGACCCGGGGACTCCAGTTATCCTGGATGGATAAAGGATTTAGATAGTGAAGAGGTACCAGCCTTGCTTAAAAAAGTTGTCTTTGGTGAGAGTGGTGATGATCTGGGGAGTTGGATGCGTCTGTACAG TTTAGATGATATAGAGAGTTGCATGAAGAAGGTTCAAGTTGTAAAGTTTGCAGAAGAAGTTTGTTATAATGGGACCTTGATCATAAAGGCTCTAAGTTCAGGTCTAGATATTGGGGCTTGCAATTGGTTGATCAACGGACCTAATGGAAGTCTAAGTTATCTGTCAAACTCCATCTTAGTTTCACTTCATGCGAGAAATTTTGATATCAATGGTCTCAAAGGAACCGATGTGATGGTTTACTCAGATTTCTCATGCCTCCAGTCTGCAGAAGTGACTGAGAATGGTTGTATTTCTCCCAACACggataataattatttatcaacaatCAG TAGTGACAATAAGGATGAGGACTTGGCTGCTTCATTACTAAACACAGAAGACAGCTTAGAAGAGATGGAGAAACTAGCTTTTGTTTGTTCATGTGCTGCAGAATCTGCTGATGCTGGTGGCTCAACCTTGATAACAATTACTCGAGTTGGGATAGTTTTGCAGCTCCTAGAGCTAATGTCAGATTATATTGAATCTTCGTCTCTGAAG GTTCCAATCTTTGTAATATCTTCTGTGGCAGAAGAGCTATTGGCATACACAAAAACCATACCCGAGTGGCTGTGCGACCAACGACAGGAGGAG TTAATTTTAGGAGAACCATCGTTTGACCATCTTAAATTCAATAAAGACAAGAAGATTCATTTGTTTCCTGCCATTCATTCACCCAACTTAAT AACGAGTTGGCAAGAGCCATGCATTGTATTTGCTCCTCACTGTAGTTTGCGGCTTGGCCCTTCAGTCCAACTTCTTCAGCGTTGGCGTGGAGATCCAAAATCATTgcttgttcttgag GATGGAATTAGTTCAGGTTTAGCACTTCTCCCTTTTAGACCAGTAGCGATGAAAGTTCTCCAATGTTCATTTCTTTCTGGAATAAG GTTGCAAAAGCTCCCAACACTTCTTTCCGTTTTGCAGCCAAAGATTGTTTTG GTCCCTGATGCTGTCAGTCAGAGGATCGATCTTAGTGGGATGAAGATAAACTCAATCTTGAGTTTCTCTGAGAACGAGACGCTGCATGTGCCAAGAATTGCAGACAATACAAGCGTAGAGATTACGACAGACTTGGCCTCCAAATTGAGCTGGAGAAAACTGAGACAGCGTGAAAACTTTGGTATTGCAAGATTAAAAGGTGGGCTTCTGATGGAAGATGGGAAACACAGATTAGTTACAGGGTTGGAGCAAGAAGAAAGTTCAGGGAAGGCTCGGCCATTAAGGTATTGGGGCACAGTGGCTCAGGAACCACTTTTGGGCGCGTTACTGAAAATGGGAATAAAAGGATCCATAGAACACAGCACATCTGAGAATGGATTAGAAAACAGTATAATTCATATAGCAAATCCTAGCAGTGGCCTGATAGAGACCTCCGAGATGTGTACTGCTATTGTAGCAGAAGATAAGAATGTAGCCTCTCAGATCCTCCAGGGGATTGATGAAGTTCTTGATGGAATTTAG
- the LOC104744938 gene encoding uncharacterized protein LOC104744938, protein MEESEPKDNYMTGVENGVRMTSPTTSSTSSVATTSVHVSALDGLVNVNSLFTIAVFVGLSIATPGQHSLEQRSSCDASADVAKKLLVFEVVSFSFFLFSSLVAQGLKLALNLLNSKDVDEIFRAHINIKVLRWGMMASAVGSVMGCLFLMLSMVNVIQIRLGLLSCGSQSAVQAVTTLVTLVSSALLVYISTAMYAFWQ, encoded by the exons ATGGAAGA ATCTGAGCCGAAAGATAACTACATGACCGGCGTTGAGAACGGCGTGAGAATGACGTCGCCGACGACTTCTTCAACATCCTCTGTCGCCACCACAAGTGTCCACGTAAGCGCTCTTGACGGACTCGTGAACGTGAACTCTCTTTTCACCATCGCCGTCTTCGTAGGTCTTTCCATAGCGACTCCAGGTCAACACAGCCTCGAACAACGATCCAGCTGCGATGCAAGTGCTGATGTGGCCAAGAAGCTGCTGGTCTTCGAAGTCGTCTCcttcagcttcttcctcttctcctctttGGTAGCTCAAGGTCTCAAACTTGCCTTAAACCTCCTCAACAGCAAAGACGTCGATGAGATTTTCAGAGCTCACATTAACATAAAGGTTTTGAGATGGGGAATGATGGCTTCTGCTGTCGGATCTGTCATGGGCTGTCTGTTCTTGATGCTGTCTATGGTTAATGTGATTCAGATCCGTCTTGGGTTGCTCTCTTGCGGCAGTCAATCcgcggttcaagcggttacaaCGCTCGTTACTCTGGTTTCCTCTGCTCTGTTGGTTTACATCTCTACTGCCATGTACGCTTTCTGGCAATGA
- the LOC104744936 gene encoding uncharacterized protein LOC104744936, translating into MATTLQKLSSQINRLSPFVRSLTVRTSATSAPSPSSGSKKVSDRIVKLSAIDPDGYKKDIIGLSGQTLLRALTHTGLIDPASHRLDDIEACSAECEVQIAEEWLEKLPPRSYDEEYVLKRSSRSRVLNKHSRLGCQVVLTQELQGMVVAVPEAKPWDIP; encoded by the coding sequence ATGGCGACGACTCTCCAGAAACTCTCCTCTCAAATCAACCGCCTCTCTCCATTCGTCAGATCCCTAACCGTCCGCACCTCCGCAACATCTGCTCCTTCTCCGTCATCGGGATCTAAGAAAGTCTCAGACCGAATCGTCAAGCTTTCTGCGATCGATCCAGATGGTTACAAGAAAGATATCATTGGTCTCTCTGGCCAGACTCTCCTCCGTGCGCTCACTCACACTGGTCTGATCGATCCGGCGTCGCATCGATTAGACGACATCGAGGCTTGCTCTGCTGAATGCGAGGTTCAGATCGCTGAGGAATGGCTCGAGAAGCTCCCTCCGCGTTCCTACGACGAGGAGTATGTGCTGAAGCGTAGCTCGAGATCCCGTGTTTTGAACAAACACTCTCGTCTTGGTTGCCAAGTTGTGTTAACCCAGGAGCTTCAAGGTATGGTCGTCGCTGTCCCTGAAGCTAAGCCTTGGGATATTCCGTAA
- the LOC104744940 gene encoding ubiquitin-like-conjugating enzyme ATG10 isoform X4, giving the protein MNSGREVSDGRLTVEGFSVAARAFADKWKIHNQSFPPWSWVPLINRTLHLSNQQEEGYLSLEEILILSSLEESPEDESLNVATDCLEKEESVDHTILNQENEAHYYDFHIVYSSSYKVPVLYFRGYCSGGQPLSLDVIKKDLPSCSVSLLHESKWTFITQEEHPYLNRPWFKLHPCGTEDWIKLLSQSSISTGCQMPVDLYLVSWFSVVGQVVGLRIPLEMLN; this is encoded by the exons ATGAATTCAGGTAGAGAGGTCAGCGATGGTAGACTCACCGTGGAAGGTTTCTCAGTAGCCGCTCGAGCTTTTGCCGATAAATGGAAAATTCATAACCAATCGTTCCCTCCATGGTCATGGGTTCCTCTGATCAATCGAACTCTACACCTTTCAAATCAG CAGGAGGAAGGTTACTTGTCGCTAGAGGAAATCCTCATTCTCAGCTCACTTGAG GAAAGTCCAGAGGATGAATCTTTAAATGTAGCTACTGACTGCttggaaaaagaagaatcagTTGATCACACAATCTTG AACCAAGAAAATGAAGCACATTACTATGATTTTCATATAGTTTACAGTTCATCATACAAGGTTCCTGTGTTATATTTTCGAGGATACTGCAGCG GTGGACAACCTCTATCTTTGGATGTCATTAAAAAAGATCTGCCCTCATGCTCTGTTAGTCTTTTGCATGAATCTAAGTGGACTTTTATAACACAGGAG GAGCATCCATATTTGAACAGGCCATGGTTCAAGCTACATCCCTGTGGGACTGAGGATTGGATCAAGCTGCTTTCCCAAAGTAGCATCTCTACTGGATGTCAGATGCCAGTTGACTTGTACTTGGTTTCATGGTTCTCTGTTGTCGGGCAGGTGGTTGGTCTTAGGATCCCTCTTGAGATGCTGAATTAA